In a single window of the Zea mays cultivar B73 chromosome 5, Zm-B73-REFERENCE-NAM-5.0, whole genome shotgun sequence genome:
- the LOC103625794 gene encoding uncharacterized protein, whose protein sequence is MPLLLHQPLLLLNASADHHLPWRRSSPISSCQGAVTELALPQPWTPSGHPSPISPRPHPLAAAPSYSWWLSLLPWMLAVLPSLVLTSAPCVGWPVAPALDYPHARPRYNSNSHETPSCRALDVFDGISQHVPTRSAALVARTSNPATVDVVPRASPMQ, encoded by the exons ATGCCGCTGCTGCTCCACCAGCCGCTACTGCTCCTGAACGCTAGTGCCGACCACCATCTCCCATGGCGCAGGAGCTCCCCAATCTCCTCTTGCCAGGGCGCCGTCACTGAGCTCGCCCTGCCCCAGCCATGGACGCCGTCAGGCCACCCGTCTCCTATCTCCCCTCGCCCTCATCCTCTGGCTGCTGCCCCTTCCTATTCCTGGTGGCTGAGTCTTCTTCCATGGATGTTGGCTGTGCTGCCCTCCCTGGTGCTCACCTCTGCCCCCTGCGTTGGATGGCCGGTTGCTCCTGCCCTAG ATTATCCTCATGCCCGGCCGCGGTACAACAGCAATAGCCATGAAACCCCATCGTGTCGCGCCCTCGACGTGTTCGACGGAATATCGCAGCACGTGCCGACCCGATCTGCAGCCCTGGTTGCGAGGACGTCGAACCCCG CTACCGTCGACGTTGTGCCTCGCGCTTCACCAATGCAATGA